In the genome of Oligoflexus sp., the window TTTTGATGGCAATGGAAAAAGTCGAGCCGCAGTTCGGTTCACTCTGCACCAGCTCGACGTTGCCGCCCAGGGCCACGGCCAGACGCCGCGACAGGATGAGGCCAAGGCCCGTTCCTCCGTATTTGCGGGTTGTGGAAGAATCAGCCTGCGAAAAAGGTTTGAAAAGATGCTCGCGGTTCTCTTTCGGAATGCCCCTGCCGGTATCCTGGACCAGGATTTCAAGCAGATATTCCCGAGATTCGGGCAGGGCTTTTCCCATGAGCTTGACGGACACGCCCCCGCGGCTCGTGAATTTGATGGCGTTGCTGATGACGTTGATCAGAATCTGCTGCAGGCGCGTAGGGTCTGTCGTGATGGAATCAGGAACGCCCTCTTCGCTGTGAATGCGAAGGAAGATGCCTTTTTCCTTGGCCTTATGCTCCAAAAGCAATTCGATATTCCGCATCAGCACCGAAAGGGAACAGGGTATGCGCTCAAAATCAATCTTGCCCGCCTCAACCTTGGAAAGATCGAGGATGTCATCGATCAGCTGCAGAAGGAGCTGCGCGTTGCGCCTGATGGCACCGGCGAATTGAACTTTTTCTTCCTCGCTATAGGTCTTATCGAAGAGCAGCTCCATGAAGCCCATGATGGAATTCAGAGGCGTGCGGATTTCGTGGCTCATATTGGCCAGGAAAAGGCTCTTTGCCTGGTTGGCAGCTTCTGCCCCTTCCTTGGCCCGCCGCCAGGCCTCCTCGATCTTCTTCCTTTCGGTGATATTTCGAACAATGCCCGTGAAGGTCCGCTGCCCCTCGGAGGTCAATTCCCCGAACGAGACTTCCAACGGAAAAGCGTGCCCGTTGCGATGCAGCCCCTGGAACTCAAGATCCTTGCGCGTCATTTCCAGAAGGTCGAATCCTTCGGATTGAAGGGCCGTAGGGATCAGGAAATTAATCGACTTCTGTGCCAGCTCTTCACGCGAGTAGCCAAACATCGTTTCCGCCGCGTGATTGGCGAACAGGATCTGCCCGTTGCCGGAAAAAGTGAAGATGGCATCGGAGGCCGCTTCGGTGACGATTCGATAGCGCTCCTCGTTCTCCTTCAGGCTCACGATCATCCTTTGGAGCAGCTGCTGGCTTTCCTGCTGTTTGATCGTCTGGATGCGCAGCTCCTCTTCCAGACGTTTGCGCTGGACCGAATTACGCAGGATCTGGCAAAGCGTATCGCCATCCAGCTTCGCCTTCGAAACGAAATCCTGAGCGCCCTGGCTGATGAGTCGGGTCGCGAGGTCGCGATCCTCGATGGAGGTCAGGATCACAATAGGGATGGTCGGGGCTTTGGCAAATGTTTGCGGAAGCGTTTCAACGCCCGCGCTATCGGGCAGGCGCAGATCAAGGAGGATGACATCGATCGGGTCGACATCAAGCCGCTTCAGCCCGCCTTCCAGCGTCCCCTCATGGACGCAGCGGAAGGCATTGCCCAAGGACTTTCTCAGGTGTCTCTGAATCATGGCCGCGTGATCATCATTGTCTTCGACCAAAAGGATCTTAAGGGCTTCCATATTCATCCACCTTTATATCGAGGAGTGGAGCGGCGCGGAACGTTGTTCCATTGACCCCAGTACTCTTGAAGATCCTCGGCCATCTTTCGGAACGATTGAAAATCCAGCGGTTTCACCAGGTAACTGTTGGCATGATTTTGATAGACGTTTTTGATATCACTCTCGGCGTTGGACGTTGAAAGGATGATGACGGGAATATCGGCCAGTTCGGGGTCTTTTCTGATTTCACTGAGCACCTCATGACCACTGAGCTTGGGCAGTTTCAAATCCAGGAGGACGACATCAGGATCAGCACTCGCCTGGAAAGGAGGTTCATGACGCAAATAAGCCAGCGCATCCACCCCATTCTCCACGTGGTGCAGTTCACAGTCGAACGGCTGCCCCTTCATCGCTCGGGTCAGGATAGCGGCATGATCCAGATCATCTTCAACCAGAAGGAACCGAATTTTCTTACGCGTCGGATTATTGTGCAAGAGCATGCCTCCCGTCGGAGGACAGGCTGTAAGACTTGGGAATGGAGACCCAAAACGTCGCGCCCTGTCCCAAATCCGATTCCACCCAGACCTTGCCACCGTGCAGCGCCGCGACGCGAGCCACGATTGCGAGCCCAACACCTGTCCCCTCCTTCCTGTTTTGCTGCTTCGTCTCCAACCGTTCAAAAAGGGCGAATATTCGCTGGTGATGCTCAGGGGCGATGCCTTCGCCGTTGTCTTTCACGAAGATGAGCCACTCCGTGTCTTCTTCCCTGGCTCCTACTTCAATCATCGGCTGCATTTGGCTCACTCCATACTTCAGGCTATTTGTCAGCAGGTTTTCAAAGAGCTGGCGCATGCGAAATCGGTCGACGTGCAGGACAGGGAGGGGCGCGCTTATGTGAAATTTCAGGTTCAAGGGCTTCTCCAAGGCATCAAGATCAAGCCAAACCTCCTGGACAAGCTTTTCCAAATCCACATCTTCCCCTTGAAGCTGCATCTGCCCGACATGACTCAAACGCAAGAGGTCATCAATGAGCTGAGTCATTCGTCTATTGGCCCGTTCCAATCGGTTCAAGGAATCCAGGACGCTCGCATCGGTATCGGCGGGCAGATCCTCCCGCAGGAATTGTATGAAAGACATGCTCGTGACGATCGGCGATTTCAGATCATGGGATACGATATAGACAAACTGCTCCATTTCCTGGTTTTTTTGATGGATCATGGTTTCAATCTTCTTGCGTTCGGTGATGTCCACCACGGTCGCGAGGACCATGACGGCCCCATTCATCGTCAATGGGGTCAGACCGATTTCTATGGGAAATTCCTGTCCATCCTGCCGAAGCCCAAAGAGGTCCCGTCCCGATCCCATCGCCCGAATCTGGGGATCCGCCATGAAATTCTTGAAGTAGGAATCATGATTGCGACTGAAACGCAAAGGAATCAGGGCATCTATGGTTCTGCCTAAAAGCTGCGACCGACTGTAGCCGAACATTTTTTCCGCCTGGGGATTCACCTGGACGATCATCTGATCAGCGTTCACGATGATCAGCCCGTTGGGCGACGATTCCACCACCATGCGGAACTTCTCTTCGACTTGCCGGCGCCTCGTTATATCGACGACGGCGACAAGAACAAAGAGCCCATGCTCTGTGTGCAGCGGATTCAGCCCTACTTCAAGCGGAAATTGCCGCCCGGATCGGTGCAGGCCGTAGAGATCGCGTCCTTCACCCATGGCGCGTTTCTGAGGAGAAAGGAAGAATGCTTTCATAAGTTCCGGATGGTGATGACGAAAGGGTTCGGGGATCAGGACGTCAACCGACTGTCCTTGCAATTCCTGTCGGGTGTAGCCGAATTGATTTTCAATCTCCCCGTTGCAAAACAGGATACGACCCTGGCTGTCCACCACGATCAGCCCGCTGGGCAAGGCTTCCACAATTTCAAGGACAGGCAGCTGCTTATCCATCAATTTCCCAAAGGTATAGGATGACAAGCCCTGTCTCCACTTCCAGCTGATTGCAGAGATTCTTACGATTTATGAAGTGAGTTACGCCTAGATTTTAACAGAATTGCACTATGGGTGGCTGTGCAAAGTATTATGAATTTTTCGGAAGATTCACTCATTTTCACTGCGAAAAATTTCATCACGGGACCGAAAAAGATGAATGTCACATGCTTCAAGCAAGCTTGGAACGCAAAGCTCACTTGGAGCATGATCGCATGATTCAAC includes:
- a CDS encoding hybrid sensor histidine kinase/response regulator, with the translated sequence MEALKILLVEDNDDHAAMIQRHLRKSLGNAFRCVHEGTLEGGLKRLDVDPIDVILLDLRLPDSAGVETLPQTFAKAPTIPIVILTSIEDRDLATRLISQGAQDFVSKAKLDGDTLCQILRNSVQRKRLEEELRIQTIKQQESQQLLQRMIVSLKENEERYRIVTEAASDAIFTFSGNGQILFANHAAETMFGYSREELAQKSINFLIPTALQSEGFDLLEMTRKDLEFQGLHRNGHAFPLEVSFGELTSEGQRTFTGIVRNITERKKIEEAWRRAKEGAEAANQAKSLFLANMSHEIRTPLNSIMGFMELLFDKTYSEEEKVQFAGAIRRNAQLLLQLIDDILDLSKVEAGKIDFERIPCSLSVLMRNIELLLEHKAKEKGIFLRIHSEEGVPDSITTDPTRLQQILINVISNAIKFTSRGGVSVKLMGKALPESREYLLEILVQDTGRGIPKENREHLFKPFSQADSSTTRKYGGTGLGLILSRRLAVALGGNVELVQSEPNCGSTFSIAIKTHSVKGAFKARDTLEPDLARRESLSEESKFWGLNVLIVDDSPDNQILLSQIMGQYGTQVTVAENGEEAIREALSKPFDIVFMDLQMPVKDGFTATRELRSRGYTTPILAISAAAMKEDREHALKAGCNDHLTKPINIHNLVKTVALHINKNSK
- a CDS encoding response regulator — translated: MHNNPTRKKIRFLLVEDDLDHAAILTRAMKGQPFDCELHHVENGVDALAYLRHEPPFQASADPDVVLLDLKLPKLSGHEVLSEIRKDPELADIPVIILSTSNAESDIKNVYQNHANSYLVKPLDFQSFRKMAEDLQEYWGQWNNVPRRSTPRYKGG
- a CDS encoding PAS domain S-box protein, whose product is MSSYTFGKLMDKQLPVLEIVEALPSGLIVVDSQGRILFCNGEIENQFGYTRQELQGQSVDVLIPEPFRHHHPELMKAFFLSPQKRAMGEGRDLYGLHRSGRQFPLEVGLNPLHTEHGLFVLVAVVDITRRRQVEEKFRMVVESSPNGLIIVNADQMIVQVNPQAEKMFGYSRSQLLGRTIDALIPLRFSRNHDSYFKNFMADPQIRAMGSGRDLFGLRQDGQEFPIEIGLTPLTMNGAVMVLATVVDITERKKIETMIHQKNQEMEQFVYIVSHDLKSPIVTSMSFIQFLREDLPADTDASVLDSLNRLERANRRMTQLIDDLLRLSHVGQMQLQGEDVDLEKLVQEVWLDLDALEKPLNLKFHISAPLPVLHVDRFRMRQLFENLLTNSLKYGVSQMQPMIEVGAREEDTEWLIFVKDNGEGIAPEHHQRIFALFERLETKQQNRKEGTGVGLAIVARVAALHGGKVWVESDLGQGATFWVSIPKSYSLSSDGRHALAQ